The Salegentibacter mishustinae genomic interval ACCGGCACTAGGCCGTAAGGTGCAAATTCTAATATTTAAAAATCTTACTTAGTGAGTAATTTCTTTATAAATTCTATATCAATTTCGGTGAAATCGGTAAACACATAATCGGCTTCGCCCAGTGTTTTTTGTTCTCCAATTCCTATACTTATCATCTTTGCATTATTTGCGGCCTGCACTCCTGCAACCGAATCTTCAAATACAATACTGTTTTCGGGTTTTATATTTAATTTATTAGCAGCGATAAGAAAAACCTCTGGATCGGGTTTTGCTTTACTTACATCTGTCCCATCCACTATCGCATCAAACTTATCCAGTAAGTTGACTTTTTTTAGAATATTTCGCGCATTTTTACTTGCCGATCCTAAAGCGAAAGGAACATTATTTTCAACTAAATAATCAATTACTTTTTGAACACCGGGTAAAATTTCGTCTTCGTCCATTTTAGCAACATAAGAGAGGTAATTTTCATTTTTTAGCGCCATTTGGCGTTTAAACTCTGTTTTAGAAAGTTCAAGTTCTCCCCAGTCTAATATTTTCTTTAATGAGTCTTCGCGACTTACACCTTTAAGCTGCTCGTTTTGCTCTTCGGTAAAATCGAAGCCCAAGTCATTGGCCAGTTTTCGCCAGGCCAAAAAATGGAACTTTGCGGTATCTACAATTACCCCGTCTAAATCGAATATTACTCCTTTATTTGTCTCCATCATTTCAAATTATCTCTCTATCTGTTTAATATGTAGTATTATTATTTGCCAATAGAACTTTCATCCTATTTTATACTGTCACTTCGAGTGATTCCGACTATTACCGAGAAGTTCTCGATATATTTTGTTTTCACTGTTTTTCATTAAGTCTCCTCGAACTACCATTGTTATGCTTTAACGGGTTCGTCTACATCGTCTATTCTAAAAGTAAGTATAGCGGCGATTAGAAAAGCAATTCCGCTGGTAACTAAAGCGTAGATTGGGTTTCCATCGTAAAGATATTTTACCATTAACCCGCCAACAAGTGCATTTACAATTTGCGGAATCACAATAAAAAAGTTGAAGATCCCCATATAAACTCCCATTTTTTTCGGGGGAATTGATCCTGCTAGAATTGCGTAGGGCATTGCCAGGATACTGGCCCAACCAATACCAATAGCGAACATGGAAAGTAGTAGCCAATATTCATTCGGCATTATATAAATGGAAAGCATTCCCAGCGCGCCAATAAAAAGCGACAAAATATGTGTGCTTTTTCTTCCAATTCTTAAGGCAATAGCCGGAAGAAAAAAGGCAAAAACCGCTGAAACAGCATTGTAAACCCCGAAAAGTACACCAACCCAGTCGCCGGCATCCTGATAGGTTTCACTGCTACTATCTGAAAGTGGTAATCCATAAATATGATGGGCAATTGCGGGAGTTGAGAATACCCACATTCCAAAAAGCCCGAACCAGGAAAAGAATTGTACCCAGCTAAGCTGCCGCATAGTATGAGGCATTTTAGCAAAATCTGAAAAGATATCCAGCAAACTGGATTTTTCCTTTTCATCGACCGGTTCTTCAACATGGTCGTCCATCTTTTCCAGTTCTTCGGGAGAATATTCTTTGGTTGTAATTACCGTTACTAAAATACTCCCCACCAAAATAACTGCTCCAATTACAAATGAAAGTAGCAAGTTTAATGGAACTTCCCCTACTACCGCTCTGTTGCTAATATCAAACCAATTGGTCAACACATAAGGCAACCAAGAACCAATTACGGCTCCAATTCCTATTAAAACAGTTTGTACACTAAAGCCAAGGGTTCTTTGATCTGAAGGTAATTTATCTGCTACCAGGGCACGAAAAGGTTCCATAGCCACATTAAAGGAAGCATCCATTATAAAGAGCATCCCGGCACCCACCCAAAGGGAAGGCAAAATAGCAATGAACCAATCGGCATTAGGCATTAAAACTAAGCCTATAGCCGCTAAAATTGCTCCAGTTAGAAAGAATGGTCGCCTACGGCCAAGGCTGGTCCAGGTTCTATCGCTGTAATAGCCAATAATAGGCTGAACGATTAAACCGGTAACCGGCGCCACTAACCAAAACCACGAAAGTTCGTGAATATCGGCACCAAAAATTTGTAAAATTCTACTTGCGTTGGCATTTTGGAGTGCAAACCCCATCTGAATTCCAAGAAAACCAAAACTCATGTTCCAGATCTCCCAGAAACTTAATCTACGTTTTTGCATATCGTACAATTAACGTTTACGATAAGCGTAAGGCTTATCAAAACTTATTTTAGATAGGAAGTAAAAATATAAGTTCTGATAAAATAATTAAGCTGGGGGTAAATATATGCAAAATTTTAAAGCTGAGACTTCAAAATTACTCGATAATCGAGATTTAAATACTAAAAGAATTGTTTCAACAAGCTAAAACATCACTTATTAGCCCGTAAGTTGGATTCCAGCTCAATTATAATTTGGTGGAATTTCTTTCTATTAAACTCGTTTCTACAATTACGGTCTTATAAGATTCCTCCTCTTCCGGTTTTCTTTCCAATTTATCAATTAATAAGCGAGCAGCTTCGGCTCCCATTCGCTCTCCATGCTGACTCACCGTGGTAAGACTCGGGATAAAACGTTTAGAAAGCTCTCCGTCTGTAAAGCCAATTACCGAAACATCGTCAGGCACTTTTAATCCTTTTTCCTGAACGGCCTTTATGGCGTGAATGGCAAAATGTTCGTTTACGGCAAACACCGCATCCAAGTCATTTTTATTAATAAAATCTTTTATTTCGGCCTCGCTGTGGTCCATATCCTCTATTTTAAGAATAAGATTTTCATCAATTTCAACGTTATTTTCTCTTAAAATCTCAAGATACCCACGGGTTCTTAGCTTTCCTACACTAACATAATCTACGGTAGAAACCAGACCTATTTTTTTTGCTCCTTTATCTATTAGGTATTGCACCGCTTTTTTAGCACCAATTACATCGTCTATAATTACTTTATCGCAATGAACCTCATCTATCACACGATCAAATAAAACCAGCGGCATTCCCTGGTTAGTCACTTCGGTAAGGTGATGGTAATCTTCTTTTTGAAGGGTCTCTTTAGCCATAGACATAATAAACCCATCTGTACTACCATTGGCCAGCAGCTCCATATTAAGCACTTCTTTATCGAAAGAGTTATTAGAGAGACATACAATTACATTATAACCTTTTTCGTTGGCCACTTGCTCAACTCCGCTAATCACTGTAGTAAAGAAATAATGAACTATCTCAGGAATAATTATTCCAATAGTTTTTGTCTTTCGGTTTTTGAGACTTAAAGCAATATTATTAGGCCTATAGTTATAAAGTTTCGCAAAAGCTTTGATTTTTTTCTTGGTCTCCTCTCCAATTTCAGAGCTATCCCTTAATGCTTTCGAAACCGTAGAAATTGAAACATCTAATTCTCTTGCAATTTGCTTTAAAGTTAATTTTGGCCTCATATAAAACTATTATTTAGAAATAACCGAAGTATTATTTTTAAGATGTCGTAAAAATACCATAAAAATTACGCGAAACCCTTAAAATACAAAAGTTTTCAACACTCAAACGTTTTCGCAAAATAGTGTTAACGAAGATCCTATTTCATCACATTCTATTTACATACATTTAACCTCAGGAAGTAAAAATATAAGCTTAATTTTTAGTAAAAATCAATAGAAAAATTTATGAAAACACTATTTAAAAGCACGTTGATGTTGCTCTTTATGCTGCCAATGAGCTTTTTTGCACAGGAAACCGTGAGCGGTGTTGTTAGCGAAAGCGCAACCGGTCTTCCGATTCCGGGCGCAAACGTTATTGTTAAAGGAACAACTAATGGTGCCGTTACAGATTTTGATGGTAATTATACCATTACTAATGTAAGCGAAGACGACATTCTTGTCTTTTCGTTCCTGGGTTTTGCTACAGAGGAAATTCCATTTGCAGGACAGGAAACTTTAGATGTTCAACTAGACGAAGATCAGGCTACTTTAGAAGAAGTAGTGCTTATTGGTTATGGTAGTACCTCAGAACAGGATGCTACTGGATCTGTAGAAAAGATTTCTTCGGAAAGCTTTAACCAGGGAGCAGTAGTTTCACCAGAACAATTAATTGCAGGTAAATCGGCCGGGGTTAGAATTACTCCCGGAAGCGGTGAACCAGGTAGTGGATCTGAAATTAGAATTCGTGGAGGTTCTTCTCTTTCAGGGAATAACTCGCCGCTTATTGTAGTAGACGGGATTCCATTAGACCAAAGAGGAGTTCAGGGTGTAAGAAACCAGTTGAATTCTATTAACCCTAATGAAATTGAAGATTTTATAGTTTTAAAAGATGCCGCAGCAACTTCTATTTACGGTTCAAGGGCTTCTAACGGGGTTATTTTAATTACCACTAAGAAAGGTAAAAAGGATAGTCCTCTTTCTTTAACTTATGATCTTAAAGTTTCTGCCGGAAGAATTATCGATAAAGTGGATGTTCTTAACGCAGAGCAATTCAGAACCTTAATTGAAAACACTCCGGGTACAGATCCTTCTTTATTAGGAGATACCAGCACCGACTGGCAGGACCAAATTTACCAAACTTCTGTAGGAGCAATTCATAACTTTACAGCAACACAAGGTTTCGAGAATTTCTCTTACCGTGTTAATTTTAACCACACTTCTCAAACAGGGGTTTTAAAAACCGATGTTTACGAAAGAAATGCGTTAAACATAGCTCTTAATCAGGATTTGTTTGATAATCACTTAAAATTGACCTTGTCTTCTAAAGGGATCGTAGATGAAAACCGTTTTGCTGATCAAGGTGCTATTGGCTCTGCTGTAGCTTTTGATCCTACGCAGCCGGTTTACCAGGAGGGAAGTTATTTTGATGGATATTATGAATTCACTACCTCTCCACAACAACAGCAAATACAGGCTACACGTAATCCATTAGCGCTTTTAGAGCAATTAGATGGACGTGGTACTACTAAGAGAAATATCACAAACTTAAATGCTGAATATAAATTTCATTTTCTTCCGGAATTGAAATTTAATGTAAATGCTGGTTTTGATTATTCAGAAAATGATGGTTACAATAGAAGACCTTTAACTTCTGCAGCAAATAACCAGGATATTGCTTATTTTGAAGACTATGGTGGATTCAACAGAAATACACTGCTTGATTTCTATTTCAACTATAAAAATGATATAGATTTTCTAAACACCGAACTTGATCTTACTGCAGGTCATTCTTACCAGGAATTCTATATTACCAGTAAAAGAATTGAAACGATCTCTAACGATATCCAGGATTTCCCTAGAGAAACCAATCGTAATGCTTTAGAATCTTATTTTGCAAGAGCCAGTTTTGATATTGCCGACAAATATTTGGTTTCAGGTAGTGTGAGACGTGATGGTTCTTCAAGATTTGGAGGAGACAATAAATGGAGTATTTTCCCTGCAGTTTCTGTAGGTTGGAAATTACAGAATGAAAATTTCCTTTCGACTTCTAATGTAATAAACCAGTTGAAACTTCGTGCAGGTTACGGGGTTACAGGGAACCAGGAAATTGGACCTAACTATGGTTACTTCGGGGTTTACAATCCTAGTGTAGGTGGAGTGCGTTACCAGTTTGGTAATCAATTCTATAATACTTTACGTCCTGAAGCTTTTGACTCTGACTTGAAATGGGAAGAATTAAAAACTTATAACGTTGGTATTGACTATGGTTTATTCAACAATAGGATTTCAGGTACGGTAGAAGCTTATTACCGTGAAACCGAAGATCTTTTAGCAACAGTACCGGTACCGGCAGGTGCTAACCTTACTGACCTTTTGGTTACTAACGTTGGTAGTACAGTAAGTAAAGGTTTAGAGTTTGCAATTAACGGTGCTATTATTCAGCAGGAAGATTTTAACTGGGATGTAAATTATAACATCACTTTCCAGGACCTGGAGATCACCAACCTTACTTTAGGTGAGAACCCAGATTTTGAAATTCCACAAGGTGGAATAAGCGGAGGTGTTGGTAACAACATTCAGCTTTGGAAAGAAGGTTACGATCCTACAACTTTTAATGTGTTCCGCCAGGTTTACAATGAAGATGGGCAGCCAATTGAAGGGGCATATGTAGATGTAAATGGTGATAACGAAATTACTGAAGAAGATCGTGTTCCTTACAAAAAGGCCACCCCAGATTACTTTATGGGTCTAACCAATACTGTAAACTATAAAAACTTTGATTTCAGCTTTACCTTCAGAGGTAACTTTGGGAATTACATGTATAACAACACGCAGTCTGGAAACGGTTTTGTTGGAGCAGGTACGGTAACACCGCAACCTTACTATTCTAATTTTAACAGTAATGTTTTAGAAAGTAACTTCAACAACAACCAGTTCTTTTCAGATTATTACATCCAGAGTGCAGATTTCGTGAAACTAGACAACATCTCTGTAGGATATTTATTCCCGGGAGAAGATTTAGATGTTAGAACTTCACTAACCGCTACCAATGTATGGACCATAACCAACTACGAAGGTTTAGATCCTGAAATTGCTAACGGTATTGACAATAATTTTTATCCAAGATCAACTACAGTAGTACTTGGCTTAAATCTTTCATTTTAAGAAATAATATTTAATAAATTAGTTATGTTAAAAACACTAAAACCATTCTTTATCCTTTTTATAAGCGCAGGTTTCTTCTGGGCTTGTGAAGACGATTTAGATTTGCAGCCTGAAGATAACAGGCTCACGGCAGAAACTACTTTTGAAGATCCAGAATCTTACAAGCAGTTTTTAGCTAAACTTTATGCCGGTCTTGCGGTTAGTGGCCAGGAAGGCCCCGCCGGAGATCCAGACCTTATAGGTCTTGACGAAGGTTTCTCCCAGTATTTAAGATTATACTGGTCTATGCAGGAACTTACTACAGATGAAGCTGTAATTGGCTGGAACGATGGAACTATTCAGGATCTACACGGTCAAAACTGGACTGCAGGAAACGAGTTTATTAGAACTATGTATTCTAGAATTATGTACCAGGTGGCTTTAACCAACGAATTCTTAAGGCAGAGTACACCAGAGCTTTTAGAATCCAGAGGCCTTGCTGCTGAAGAAAGAGAGAATATTGCTCGTTACAGAGCAGAAGCTAGATTCTTAAGAGCTTTACATTATTACCACGCTTTAGATCTATTTGGTAACGTACCATTTGTAACCGAAGAGGATCCTGTTGGAGCTTTTCTTCCGCAGCAAATTCAAAGACCCGAGTTATTTGATTATGTAGAAAGCGAACTTCTAGCCATAGAAAGTGAAATTGTTAGCGCAAATTCTAATGAATATGGTCGTGCAGACCAGGCTGCAGTTTGGATGTTACTTTCTAAACTTTATCTAAATGCTGAAGTTTATACCGGTGAAGGTCACTATACTGAAGCTTTAGATTATTCTGAAAGAGTAATTAATGCTAATTATTCTTTAGCTGATGATTACCAGAAACTGTTCCTTGCAGATAATAACTCTAATGGAGCACAATCTGAAGTGATTTTCCCTATCACTTTTGATGGGCAACAAACTCAGTCTTATGGTGGAATGGCATTTATTATTCACGCCTCGATTGGTGGAGATATGGATCCTGAAGCTTTTGGTGTAAGCAGCGGTTGGGCCGGACTTAGAACTACTTCTGCATTAGTAGATAAATTCCCTGATGGAGCAGATTCTGAAGATAACAGAGCATTATTTTTTACTGAAGGACAAACAAAAGAAATCGAGGATATTTCCAGCTTTAACGACGGATATGCAATTACCAAATTTAAAAACGTAACTGTAGATGGAGAGCAGGGATCTGACGATACCGGAGAATTTCCAGATACCGATTTCCCAATGTTTAGACTTGCAGATGCCTACTTAATGTATGCTGAAGCACACTTAAGAGGAGGCGGTGGTAGCCAGGCGGCTGCATTAGGATATGTAAACGAATTAAGAGAGCGAGCTGATGCTGGTCAAATTGGTAGTTCAGACTTAAACCTGGACTTAATTTTAAGTGAGCGCGCCCGTGAGTTATATTGGGAAGCACATAGAAGAACAGATCTTATTAGGTTTAACCAATTTACAGAAAATGGAGTTTGGCCTTGGAAAGGTAATGTTCCACAGGGAACCACAACCCAAAGTTATAGAAACCTAATGCCTATTCCGGCTTCAGATTTAGGAGTAAACACCAACTTAGAACAAAATCCAGGATATTAATTTTTAAAAGAATTAAAATGAAGAAATTTTCAATTTTATTATTAGCATTTGTCGCGCTACTAAGTTTTAACGCGTGTACACAAGACGACGATATTGTATTCGTTGCACAACCAGACCCGGAAGGAATTCAGTTTAGCAATTCTTTGCAAAACACCTATGTGTTACCATCCGGAAATCCAGATAATCTTGCCGAAAGATTTGTTTGGAATGAAGTAGACTTTGAAGCTCCTACTACGATCTCTTACGAACTTCAGGGATCGGCCACTGAAGCTTTTGATAGTTATATGGTAATAGGAAACACTGGTAGCAATAACCTTGGTGTAACTATTGGCCAAATGCTGGATCTTGCAGAAGAAGCTGGTTTAGATAATGATCCTGAAACCGAAATGCCAAATACAGGTACCGTTTACTTTAAGGTACGTGCTTTTGCCGGTGAAGGTGAAGGAAATGCTCTAGAGGAATTTTCAGAGATCCTAAGTGTGAATGTAGAACTTCCTGAAGCTGAAGAAGAAGGTGAAGCGCCTAAAATGGAACTTTATCTTGTAGGAGATGCCACCGCAGCGGGTTGGGATCCTGCTAACAACAACACTCCTTTATTTAGAGATGGTGAAAACGAAAACATCTACTACTTCCAGGGCCGTTTTGCCGGAGGTGCAGACGTAGAAGGTTTCAAATTTTTACAAACTACAGAGTGGCAACCACAATGGGGATTATCTAATGGTGAACTTACTAATAGTGACATCTTAGGTGAAGATCCTAGTGCATTCCCGGTTGAAGATGATGCTTATTATTCATTAATGGTGAATGTTGATGAAATGACCTATACTTGGGAAGCAATAGATGAAAGCGCAGCAGATGTGCAAACAAATATTGGAATAATTGGAGATTCAACTCCTGACGGATGGGATGCTGACACCAATATGACACAATCTGAATTCAATCCTCATATCTGGTATATCCAGGGAATTGAACTAGTTGATGGTTTCGCTAAGTTTAGAGCTAATGATGCCTGGGACATAAACTGGGGGTCAGAAACTCCGGTAAGCGGACAAACCACATCTGGTGGACCAGATATTCCGGTAACCGCAGGAACTTACGATGTTTGGTTTAACACTCTTGATGGTCGTTATACTTTTATCCCACAGGTAGAAGAATAAAGACTGCATAACTTCAGGGCTGCCTGGAAGGTTCAATTACCGTCAAGCTGAACTGGTTTCAGCTTCTAACTTGTTTTGATAATCAAAAACTTAGATTCTGAAATAAATTCAGAATGACGTTCTAAAAACCTTTCAGACAGCCCTTCTTAATTCTTATTTATTATGAAAAAAACTAAAATTTTATTTCCTTTTCTTTTTAGCCTGCTATTAGTAATATCAGGTTGCTCTAAAGATGATGACGAAGTTGTTGATGGAACCGATGATATTACCGGTGGAGAAGAACCGGAAGTACCTACCCCACAAGATCCTGAAGCCTTAGACCTTTCCCAATATTCCAGCGGGCAAAAAGTAATGATGCAAACTTTCTACTGGGATGTAGAACCTCGCTTTGAATGGTGGAATAACCTTTCAGATAAAGTTGAAGGCTGGGCAGATGCCGGGATAGATAGAATATGGCTTCCCGTCGCTACCAAAGGTCAGTCTGGCGGTTACTCCATGGGTTACGACCCTTCAGATTATTTCGATTTTGGAGAATACGATCAGCATGGGACTGTTCCTACACGTTTTGGAACTCGCGAAGAGTTGGAAAATCTTATTGCTAAATCTCACGATCTGGGCTTAGAGGTTATAGCAGATATCGTATTAAACCATAATTCGGGCGGCGGCCTGGAATACAATCCTTATCGCGAAAAGGATACCTATACCCTATTCAACGAAGAAAATGGAAACGCCTCAGGGATGTTCAATAGAAACTACGAGCATTTTCATCCAAATGATGTGAGCCAAAGCGATGAGGGCGATCTTTTCTTTTCTGAACAGGATGTGGATCACGATGTTCCTTATGTGCAGGGCTGGCTGTGGAAGAATGAGAATTCTGTCGCGAAATATTACAAAAATGAAATGGGCTTTGACGGCTGGCGATTTGATTACGTAAAAGGTTTTGGAACCTGGGTAATTGAAGACTGGATGAACGAAGTTGGCGGATTTGCCGTTGGAGAAAATTTTGATGGAAATGCAGATGTTCTTGTAGATTGGGTTGATGCCACCGGAGTTTCAGCTTTCGATTTTGCCGCTTTCTATAAAATGGAAGAAGCTTTTGATCGCTTTGACGACCTAAATTATTTAGACGGAAATACACTTCGTAAGATTAATCCCGACAAAGCAGTGACTTTTGTAGCGAATCATGACACCGAAAAAGACGAAAATGAAGACAATCGCATTGCAACAGAAAATAAAATGAAGGCTTATGCATATATTTTAACACACGATGGATATCCCACAATTTTCTACTCAGATTACGAAAATGAAGCTTTCAACGAAGAAATCAAACAGTTAATCGAGATTCATAACAGTCTGGCTGTGGGTGATGTACAAGTACTTCATGTAGATAATGACGAATATTTAATGAAAAGAGAAGGGAATGCTGAAAACCCCGGATTAATTCTATATATTAGCACCGGAAGTACTACCAAGCGTAGAAACGTTCAAACTAATTGGAATAACGTTACCCTGTTAGATTACAGTGGCAACTCAACATACACCCCTACCTCCGATGAAAACGGAATGGTAACAATTGAAGCTCCGGCGAATGGATATTCAATATATTCCATCACGAAATAGGTTTTATTTTGAATTTTCATAGGTGTTAATTCAAAGACTGGCTGGTTGTTAATTCAACCAGCCTCTTTTTTTTATACTAATTCGACTTTTACTCTTCAAAATAAGTTCGATTAACTCCAATTTTTCACTGCTTTCAGACTTAGATATCTTCTACAATTTTTGCGAATTCAATCGAAAAATATTCGAGAATTACCGGTGTTATCTATAGAAAATAGTCTTCTCTACTTCAGCTTCAGCAATTTACTCCTGCACAAACTTTAATTCTATTTTTTTACAAATTTGTCAACTTTTGAATGTTGATAAATTCTTATTTATCTGATATTAAGCTTATTAACAATTTTTGTTTGATAACTTTTTTTAACAAGATTTTATATTCTTGTACTTCTTTGTCTATATTTACATTCCGCTTGAAACAGTTACTAATCCAAAATCTAAAATTAATATGGGTGTGAACACTACTACCGCCGCTCCTAAGACGTATAGCCAGGATGAGGCTTTTAAAGCTTCCCTGGAGTATTTTAAAGGAGATGATTTAGCCGCACGGGTGTGGGTAAATAAGTATGCGCTTAAAGATTCCCAGGGGAATATTTATGAGCTTACGCCAAACGATATGCATCGTAGAATTGCAAAAGAAATTTCCCGTGTAGAGCAACGCTACCCAAACCCCATGAGTGAAGATGAGGTTTTTGACCTTATTAAAGACTTTAAATATATTGTCCCTCAAGGTAGCCCAATGGCCGGTATAGGTAACCCTTACCAAATTGCCTCTCTTTCTAACTGTTTTGTAATTGGTAACGATGGCGATTCAGATTCTTATGGAGGGATCATGAAAATAGACCAGGAACAGGTACAGCTTATGAAACGCCGTGGTGGTGTTGGGCATGACCTTTCCCACATTCGCCCAAAAGGTTCTGCAGTAAAGAACTCTGCCCTTACCTCTACCGGTATTGTTCCTTTTATGGAACGTTACTCCAACTCAACTCGCGAAGTTGCGCAGGATGGGCGTCGTGGAGCGCTTATGCTCTCAGTTTCTATCAATCACCCAGATTCTGAAGATTTTATAGATGCAAAAATGGAGCAGGGAAAAGTAACCGGTGCCAATGTATCAGTAAGAATTGATGACGAATTTATGCGTTCGGTTAAAGAAGACCGGAATTACGTTCAGAAATATCCTATTTTTAGCGAAAACCCAAAGAAAACCAGAGAAATTGAAGCTAATAAGCTTTGGAAAAAAATAGTACATAACGCCTGGAAATCGGCTGAGCCGGGAATTCTTTTCTGGGATACCGTAATTAACGAGTCGGTGCCAGATTGTTATGCAGATCTTGGTTACAAAACGGTTTCTACCAACCCTTGTGGTGAGATTCCGCTTTGTCCTTACGATTCATGTAGGCTGTTAGCTATTAACTTATTTTCTTACGTAGAAAATCCGTTTACTAAAGAAGCTTCTTTCAATTTCGAACTTTTCAAAAAACATATTGCCGCTGCACAGCGCATTATGGACGATATCATTGACCTTGAATTAGAAAAAATTGATGCAATTCTTGCTAAAATTGAAGCAGATCCTGAAGGAGATGAAATTAAAGGTGTAGAATATAATCTTTGGAAGAACATTCAAACTAAAGCAAAAGAAGGTAGAAGAACCGGAATTGGTATCACTGCTGAAGGCGACATGCTTGCCGCTTTAGGTATTAAATACGGAAGTGATGAAGGTGTAGATTTTTCAGTAAAAATCCATAAGCACATCGCTATTGAAGCTTACAGAGCTTCAGTTTATGCAGCAAAAGAAAGAGGAGCTTTCGCAATTTTTGATTCAGAAAGAGAAAAAGAAAATCCTTTTATCCTTCGACTTAAAGAGGCCGATGAAAAATTGTATTACGATATGCTGGAATATGGCCGCCGTAATATTGCTCTACTTACCATTGCCCCAACAGGAACTACCAGTTTAATGACGCAAACCAGTTCTGGAATTGAACCGGTATTTATGCCTGTTTACAAGCGAAGAAGAAAAGTAAATCCTAACGATAAAGATTCTCGTGTAGATTTTGTAGATGAAGTTGGCGATTCCTGGGAAGAATACGTGGTTTTCCACCACCGATTTAAAGAATGGATGAAGGTTAACGGCCACGAAATTACCGATGATTATACACAAGCCGAATTAGACAAGCTTGTAAAAGCTTCTCCTTATTACAAAGCCACTTCTAACGATGTAGATTGGTTGAGTAAAGTAAGAATGCAGGGAGCGGTACAAAAATGGGTAGATCACTCTATTAGTGTGACCATTAATTTACCAAATGACGCTACCGAAGAATTGGTTGGTCAACTATATTTAGAAGCCTGGCAAGCGGGTTGTAAAGGTGTTACCGTGTATCGCGATGGTTCTCGATCTGGAGTTCTAATTTCTAACGATGAGAAAAAAGAGGAAGCTGAAGAAGAAAACAATACACCATTCCCAACTACGCGTCCGCAAAGCT includes:
- the pgmB gene encoding beta-phosphoglucomutase, producing METNKGVIFDLDGVIVDTAKFHFLAWRKLANDLGFDFTEEQNEQLKGVSREDSLKKILDWGELELSKTEFKRQMALKNENYLSYVAKMDEDEILPGVQKVIDYLVENNVPFALGSASKNARNILKKVNLLDKFDAIVDGTDVSKAKPDPEVFLIAANKLNIKPENSIVFEDSVAGVQAANNAKMISIGIGEQKTLGEADYVFTDFTEIDIEFIKKLLTK
- a CDS encoding MFS transporter, translating into MQKRRLSFWEIWNMSFGFLGIQMGFALQNANASRILQIFGADIHELSWFWLVAPVTGLIVQPIIGYYSDRTWTSLGRRRPFFLTGAILAAIGLVLMPNADWFIAILPSLWVGAGMLFIMDASFNVAMEPFRALVADKLPSDQRTLGFSVQTVLIGIGAVIGSWLPYVLTNWFDISNRAVVGEVPLNLLLSFVIGAVILVGSILVTVITTKEYSPEELEKMDDHVEEPVDEKEKSSLLDIFSDFAKMPHTMRQLSWVQFFSWFGLFGMWVFSTPAIAHHIYGLPLSDSSSETYQDAGDWVGVLFGVYNAVSAVFAFFLPAIALRIGRKSTHILSLFIGALGMLSIYIMPNEYWLLLSMFAIGIGWASILAMPYAILAGSIPPKKMGVYMGIFNFFIVIPQIVNALVGGLMVKYLYDGNPIYALVTSGIAFLIAAILTFRIDDVDEPVKA
- a CDS encoding LacI family DNA-binding transcriptional regulator, which gives rise to MRPKLTLKQIARELDVSISTVSKALRDSSEIGEETKKKIKAFAKLYNYRPNNIALSLKNRKTKTIGIIIPEIVHYFFTTVISGVEQVANEKGYNVIVCLSNNSFDKEVLNMELLANGSTDGFIMSMAKETLQKEDYHHLTEVTNQGMPLVLFDRVIDEVHCDKVIIDDVIGAKKAVQYLIDKGAKKIGLVSTVDYVSVGKLRTRGYLEILRENNVEIDENLILKIEDMDHSEAEIKDFINKNDLDAVFAVNEHFAIHAIKAVQEKGLKVPDDVSVIGFTDGELSKRFIPSLTTVSQHGERMGAEAARLLIDKLERKPEEEESYKTVIVETSLIERNSTKL
- a CDS encoding SusC/RagA family TonB-linked outer membrane protein, which gives rise to MKTLFKSTLMLLFMLPMSFFAQETVSGVVSESATGLPIPGANVIVKGTTNGAVTDFDGNYTITNVSEDDILVFSFLGFATEEIPFAGQETLDVQLDEDQATLEEVVLIGYGSTSEQDATGSVEKISSESFNQGAVVSPEQLIAGKSAGVRITPGSGEPGSGSEIRIRGGSSLSGNNSPLIVVDGIPLDQRGVQGVRNQLNSINPNEIEDFIVLKDAAATSIYGSRASNGVILITTKKGKKDSPLSLTYDLKVSAGRIIDKVDVLNAEQFRTLIENTPGTDPSLLGDTSTDWQDQIYQTSVGAIHNFTATQGFENFSYRVNFNHTSQTGVLKTDVYERNALNIALNQDLFDNHLKLTLSSKGIVDENRFADQGAIGSAVAFDPTQPVYQEGSYFDGYYEFTTSPQQQQIQATRNPLALLEQLDGRGTTKRNITNLNAEYKFHFLPELKFNVNAGFDYSENDGYNRRPLTSAANNQDIAYFEDYGGFNRNTLLDFYFNYKNDIDFLNTELDLTAGHSYQEFYITSKRIETISNDIQDFPRETNRNALESYFARASFDIADKYLVSGSVRRDGSSRFGGDNKWSIFPAVSVGWKLQNENFLSTSNVINQLKLRAGYGVTGNQEIGPNYGYFGVYNPSVGGVRYQFGNQFYNTLRPEAFDSDLKWEELKTYNVGIDYGLFNNRISGTVEAYYRETEDLLATVPVPAGANLTDLLVTNVGSTVSKGLEFAINGAIIQQEDFNWDVNYNITFQDLEITNLTLGENPDFEIPQGGISGGVGNNIQLWKEGYDPTTFNVFRQVYNEDGQPIEGAYVDVNGDNEITEEDRVPYKKATPDYFMGLTNTVNYKNFDFSFTFRGNFGNYMYNNTQSGNGFVGAGTVTPQPYYSNFNSNVLESNFNNNQFFSDYYIQSADFVKLDNISVGYLFPGEDLDVRTSLTATNVWTITNYEGLDPEIANGIDNNFYPRSTTVVLGLNLSF